In Alphaproteobacteria bacterium, one genomic interval encodes:
- a CDS encoding acyl-CoA dehydrogenase family protein: MDFGLNDEQRALLESVDRMLAQHLPPEEVRRRDRAHEPPDFLLKHYADLGLLAIPFPEKYGGLDGAWQTVAVAHERLGYHAGMAASLYGTTLGFGGMSIYTYGSEAQRAALLPKIIAGELRFSLGLTEPGAGTDAGALITRARRGDGGWIVNGRKTWISGANEADYIVTACRTTAGSEGNRGISMLLVPRGAKGIHMTRLEKIGNNCLTSWDIAFEDVFVADDGLLGDEGDGFKHLMSTLQFSRSGQAANAIGQSQRAVDIAVAHVKERVQFGRPLGKFQSVAHRIADMQTRVDQARFILYHLAWLIDQDARCRKEAAQAKMVASECLQYVTHHGMQLLASTGYAIESDMQRMWRDSRLYTFGEGANEIQRDIIAREVGL; this comes from the coding sequence ATGGACTTCGGCCTAAACGACGAACAACGCGCCCTGCTCGAATCGGTCGATCGGATGCTGGCGCAGCACCTGCCCCCCGAAGAGGTCCGCCGTCGGGACCGAGCCCACGAGCCCCCCGATTTCTTGCTGAAGCATTACGCCGACCTCGGGTTGCTCGCGATTCCGTTTCCCGAAAAGTATGGCGGCCTCGACGGGGCCTGGCAGACTGTCGCCGTTGCCCATGAACGCCTCGGCTACCACGCTGGCATGGCGGCCTCGCTGTATGGCACCACCCTGGGGTTCGGCGGCATGTCCATTTACACCTACGGGTCTGAGGCGCAGCGCGCCGCTCTCCTCCCCAAAATTATCGCAGGCGAGCTGCGCTTTTCCCTCGGTCTAACCGAACCCGGTGCCGGTACGGATGCCGGCGCGCTCATCACCCGTGCCCGACGCGGCGATGGCGGGTGGATCGTCAACGGGCGCAAGACGTGGATCAGCGGCGCTAACGAGGCAGATTACATCGTCACGGCCTGCCGCACGACCGCGGGCTCCGAAGGTAATCGCGGCATTTCGATGCTACTGGTGCCGCGCGGTGCCAAGGGCATCCACATGACCCGCCTCGAAAAGATCGGCAACAACTGCCTGACCTCGTGGGACATCGCTTTTGAGGACGTGTTCGTCGCGGACGACGGCCTCCTGGGCGACGAGGGCGATGGCTTCAAACACTTGATGTCAACCTTGCAATTCAGCCGATCCGGTCAGGCCGCAAACGCAATCGGTCAGTCGCAACGCGCCGTCGATATCGCCGTCGCCCATGTGAAGGAACGGGTCCAGTTCGGGCGCCCCCTCGGCAAGTTCCAAAGCGTCGCCCATCGCATCGCCGACATGCAAACGCGGGTCGATCAGGCGCGTTTCATTCTCTATCACCTCGCATGGCTCATCGACCAGGACGCGCGCTGCCGCAAAGAAGCCGCCCAGGCCAAGATGGTTGCCTCCGAATGTTTGCAGTACGTGACCCATCACGGCATGCAACTTCTCGCTAGCACGGGTTATGCCATCGAAAGCGATATGCAGCGGATGTGGCGCGATTCGCGGCTCTACACGTTCGGCGAGGGCGCCAACGAAATCCAGCGCGACATTATCGCCCGTGAAGTCGGACTCTAG
- a CDS encoding amidohydrolase family protein, whose amino-acid sequence MSYDLKAIDAVVNIWTDEAMAHRPKTSRDFFVGKIGVESGTYTGIPHEEMLRRMDAAGIEMSFLIANKSGQMGLPSSSFIPYEVVADAVKAHPDRFRGLAGIDPTQGMTGVKELERGINDLGFVGAHFYPHWFDMPPNHARVYPFYAKCVELDVPIQMQVGQSLVYTPDRRLRSVGRPITLDDVACDFPELKLVGIHVGIPWTDEMIAMAWKHENVYIGSDAHGPKYWPPQFVHYINTYGKHKVLFGTDFPVLDFERTRKEIEDLGLREDSLKLFLRDNTRRLYKL is encoded by the coding sequence ATGAGCTATGACCTCAAGGCCATCGATGCCGTCGTCAATATTTGGACGGACGAAGCCATGGCCCACCGGCCCAAGACCAGCAGGGATTTTTTCGTGGGCAAGATCGGTGTGGAGTCGGGGACCTACACCGGTATTCCGCACGAGGAAATGCTGCGTCGGATGGATGCCGCCGGGATCGAAATGTCCTTTTTGATCGCCAACAAAAGCGGCCAGATGGGATTGCCCTCCAGCTCCTTCATTCCCTACGAAGTTGTCGCCGATGCGGTTAAGGCGCACCCGGATCGCTTCCGGGGCCTGGCCGGGATCGACCCGACCCAAGGCATGACCGGTGTCAAGGAACTCGAACGCGGTATCAACGATCTAGGTTTTGTTGGCGCGCATTTCTATCCCCACTGGTTCGACATGCCGCCGAACCACGCGCGGGTTTATCCGTTCTATGCCAAGTGCGTCGAACTCGATGTCCCGATTCAGATGCAAGTCGGGCAATCCCTCGTCTACACGCCGGATCGTCGCCTCCGCAGCGTCGGTCGGCCGATCACGCTCGACGATGTTGCATGCGACTTCCCCGAACTCAAGCTCGTCGGCATTCATGTCGGTATTCCGTGGACCGACGAAATGATTGCGATGGCGTGGAAGCACGAGAACGTCTACATCGGCTCGGACGCCCACGGCCCGAAATACTGGCCGCCGCAGTTCGTCCATTACATCAACACTTACGGCAAGCACAAAGTCCTCTTCGGGACCGACTTTCCGGTCCTCGATTTCGAGCGGACGCGCAAAGAGATCGAAGACCTCGGCCTGCGCGAAGACTCGCTGAAACTCTTTTTGCGCGACAACACCCGTCGCCTGTACAAGCTCTAA
- a CDS encoding sarcosine oxidase subunit gamma family protein has product MGSAVARRGPLEGYESVFAGLAANALNVRAMPVAAQINLRGSANDVGAAVAAVFDGTDLAPRTNAVTHNGSVWTYGLGPDEWLLADFSGLTEGAHALAARLAGKPASVVDVSSNRIVLEIGGSNAPALFSSLWSLDLADLVPDRCAQTMLAKAQVLVHPVGDGPMYRVFVRTSFARYLADVIVDSAAFL; this is encoded by the coding sequence ATGGGTAGTGCCGTGGCGCGCCGAGGTCCCTTGGAAGGATATGAGTCCGTCTTCGCCGGCCTTGCCGCCAACGCGTTGAATGTCCGCGCCATGCCGGTCGCCGCGCAGATCAATCTGCGCGGATCAGCGAACGATGTCGGTGCCGCCGTTGCCGCCGTTTTCGATGGTACGGATTTGGCGCCCCGGACCAACGCCGTGACCCACAACGGGTCGGTGTGGACCTACGGCCTTGGCCCGGACGAATGGTTGTTGGCGGATTTCTCAGGCCTTACCGAGGGCGCTCACGCCTTAGCCGCCCGACTCGCCGGGAAACCGGCCTCCGTGGTGGATGTGTCGTCCAACCGGATCGTCCTCGAAATCGGCGGCTCTAACGCGCCGGCGTTGTTCTCGTCGCTGTGGAGCCTCGATCTCGCCGACCTTGTCCCGGATCGCTGCGCCCAAACCATGCTGGCAAAGGCGCAGGTGCTGGTCCATCCGGTTGGCGACGGACCAATGTACCGTGTTTTTGTGCGGACCTCGTTCGCGCGGTATCTCGCCGACGTGATCGTCGACTCCGCCGCGTTCCTGTGA
- a CDS encoding TAXI family TRAP transporter solute-binding subunit, with product MKKTKLLGFVGATVLAMSLAGGAQAQELLRVNGGLAGTYPLFAAKLTELINKNIPEYKAAAVSGDSVKAQIDMQNGDVHYKIGYTYDVKRIADGLSTVPIKTPDVCHIMTLYGSGLYAVAKTDGIKDLRELANGKYRMWTGSKTGFFYNLISPSLEAHGIDIEQIEKDGTILESFGYGDTVQAFQDRRLDLSFFSGGIPYSLMLQLENSPGFHLVNWDDAALSKLSEIRPGIFRGVVPAGTYKGQDKDVQVPWYVNQLVTTSKLPDDLTYKVTKIMNEQAKEFHGLFGGSEEIGVNDPLSNNAVPVCEGAKKYYREKGMM from the coding sequence ATGAAAAAGACAAAACTACTTGGTTTCGTTGGAGCTACCGTGCTGGCGATGTCGCTTGCCGGTGGCGCCCAGGCGCAAGAATTGCTCCGCGTCAACGGCGGCTTGGCGGGCACCTACCCGCTCTTTGCCGCCAAACTTACGGAGCTCATCAACAAGAACATTCCGGAGTACAAAGCGGCTGCGGTGTCGGGCGATTCGGTCAAGGCGCAGATCGATATGCAGAACGGCGATGTTCACTACAAGATCGGTTACACCTACGACGTCAAACGCATTGCCGACGGCCTATCGACAGTGCCGATCAAGACCCCCGACGTCTGCCACATCATGACGCTCTATGGGTCAGGCCTCTATGCGGTCGCGAAGACCGATGGGATCAAGGATCTACGCGAACTCGCCAACGGCAAATACCGGATGTGGACGGGATCGAAGACCGGCTTTTTCTACAATCTCATTTCACCGTCGCTCGAAGCGCACGGCATCGATATCGAGCAGATCGAAAAAGACGGAACGATTCTCGAGTCCTTCGGTTACGGCGATACCGTCCAGGCCTTTCAAGACCGTCGCCTCGACCTGTCGTTCTTCTCGGGCGGCATCCCCTACAGCTTGATGCTGCAGCTCGAGAATTCGCCGGGCTTCCACCTCGTCAACTGGGACGACGCAGCACTGAGTAAGCTCAGCGAAATCCGCCCCGGCATTTTCCGTGGCGTGGTCCCGGCGGGCACCTACAAGGGCCAGGACAAGGACGTTCAGGTTCCTTGGTACGTCAATCAGTTGGTGACCACCTCCAAGCTGCCCGACGATCTGACCTACAAAGTGACCAAGATCATGAACGAGCAAGCTAAGGAGTTCCATGGCCTGTTCGGTGGGTCCGAGGAGATCGGCGTCAACGATCCGCTCTCGAACAACGCGGTGCCGGTCTGCGAAGGCGCCAAGAAGTACTACCGCGAAAAAGGAATGATGTAG
- a CDS encoding LysR substrate-binding domain-containing protein: MPRELPPLNAVRAFEAAGRNLSISKAARELGVSSGAVSHQVRLLEEYFGLPLFLRETRRVSLTSAGQACLPALTAGLDRIEEAVHRMNQAQKPGRVSVSVEISFAERWLVPRLARFRATYPEVVVELMGRPLDLEAAVYKSNFAIAYGSRRFQGLIVERMMSEYVYPVCSPTFASAYGLERPSDLRRGAPLLHDDTMARNAWYPDWSTWLSGQGQHDVDTAAGNRFTASSMALQAACEGDGIALGRGALVASDLRSGRLIAPFGIAHAPSFDYFVVGLPAALEQPQVAVFRDWLLDEGAKEGAALRPTG, from the coding sequence TTGCCCCGCGAATTACCGCCCCTAAATGCCGTCCGCGCGTTCGAAGCCGCCGGGCGGAATCTAAGCATTTCCAAGGCTGCGCGGGAACTCGGGGTGTCTTCCGGCGCGGTCAGCCACCAGGTGCGCTTACTTGAGGAATATTTCGGTCTGCCGCTGTTTCTTCGGGAGACCCGGAGAGTATCGCTCACCTCAGCCGGACAAGCATGCCTGCCAGCCCTAACCGCCGGTTTGGACCGCATCGAAGAAGCGGTCCACCGCATGAACCAAGCGCAAAAACCGGGGCGGGTCAGCGTCAGCGTCGAGATTTCCTTTGCCGAACGCTGGCTGGTGCCGCGGCTCGCGCGATTCCGTGCGACCTATCCCGAGGTCGTCGTGGAACTAATGGGCCGGCCCCTCGATCTCGAGGCCGCGGTCTACAAGTCCAATTTCGCCATTGCCTATGGGTCACGACGTTTCCAGGGGCTTATCGTCGAACGCATGATGAGCGAATACGTCTATCCGGTGTGCAGCCCGACGTTCGCGTCGGCGTACGGCCTGGAGCGTCCCTCCGATCTGCGCCGCGGCGCGCCCCTGCTGCACGACGACACCATGGCGCGCAATGCGTGGTACCCGGACTGGTCGACCTGGCTCAGCGGCCAAGGTCAGCACGATGTCGATACTGCTGCGGGCAATCGGTTCACGGCGTCGAGCATGGCCCTCCAGGCGGCCTGCGAAGGCGACGGGATTGCGCTGGGCCGCGGCGCTCTGGTTGCCAGCGATCTGCGGTCGGGCCGCCTAATTGCGCCATTCGGAATCGCCCATGCGCCGTCGTTCGACTATTTCGTGGTTGGGCTGCCCGCCGCATTGGAACAACCCCAGGTCGCCGTGTTCCGGGATTGGCTGCTGGACGAAGGGGCCAAGGAAGGCGCCGCGCTGCGCCCGACCGGTTAG
- a CDS encoding TRAP transporter fused permease subunit: MIREIAYGEATFMRHWRGWTIAFLGTFYVLIHVYAGFYGPPESILFRAFHVGTALALVFLYFPLLRYSQGPIRLVARVVDLLLILGAFWIVAYFVVELDTWDFRRFALRPQEYFTAALLTVLVLEAARRAVGPVLVAICVIFLIHARFADKFPGMFYGPPASWNRLTETLLLGSDGIFGIPVAVMAQFVVLFILFGTLLNITGGGTFFTRLAFALFGHRTGGPAKAAVVSSALMGSLSGSSIGNVMTTGAFTIPLMRHLGYRRAFAGGVEAAASNGGIIMPPVMGAVAFIMAEFLDRPYLEIIMAAAIPAILYYTVIFVTVHLEAKKLRLATMNKVDLPSPWPIIRKQGYLALPLVLIIVTLMLGYSIVFVAIVIILTTFGLALLQRTNRMTPLRLADAIEQTARATVGLSATAAAAGIIIGAIFATGLSFQISQAAVEFSGGQIWILLVIAALMALIMGMGMTAAAVYITLVATVIPILTRAGIPDIAAHFFAFYYGIISNITPPIALTAFAAAPLAGAGPMATAVQATRLGAASFLLPILFIYGPALLLEGEWWEVIAVSGTAFLGLTALAITFTGYFFGFVPLWQRAIFLASTGFLIVPEFGTDMAGIALFAAGCGLNFWWSRRPATGISDENRRLRQEERATGERTTAAGRYAQRMVQRRLEKEGEEAIADAPKDINDLTRALMSDKEGSGGPKEVTSRGLYIGWAVVIAVAGVFEAMGQVVLHATDPLVWLAIMAALSVGGVVGIVGTWRTCARSENGPTPARAA; the protein is encoded by the coding sequence ATGATCCGCGAAATCGCTTACGGCGAAGCCACCTTCATGCGCCATTGGCGCGGGTGGACGATCGCTTTTCTCGGCACCTTTTACGTCCTTATTCACGTCTATGCCGGGTTCTACGGACCGCCGGAGTCGATCCTGTTCCGCGCTTTCCACGTCGGCACCGCGCTGGCGTTGGTCTTTCTCTATTTTCCCCTGCTGCGTTACAGCCAGGGGCCGATTCGGCTGGTGGCGCGGGTCGTCGATTTGCTGCTGATCCTGGGCGCGTTTTGGATCGTCGCCTATTTCGTCGTTGAACTCGATACTTGGGACTTCCGGCGCTTCGCGCTACGGCCCCAGGAATACTTTACCGCAGCGCTGCTCACCGTCCTGGTTCTCGAAGCGGCGCGCCGTGCCGTCGGCCCCGTGCTGGTGGCGATCTGTGTGATTTTCTTGATCCACGCACGGTTCGCGGACAAGTTTCCCGGGATGTTTTACGGGCCGCCGGCCTCCTGGAATCGTCTGACCGAAACGCTGCTGCTCGGCAGCGACGGGATCTTCGGCATTCCGGTGGCGGTCATGGCGCAGTTCGTCGTGCTGTTCATCCTGTTCGGCACGCTTTTAAACATCACCGGCGGCGGCACCTTCTTCACCCGCTTGGCCTTCGCCCTGTTCGGCCACCGTACTGGTGGTCCGGCGAAGGCGGCGGTCGTTTCGTCGGCCCTGATGGGCAGCCTCTCCGGCAGCTCCATCGGCAACGTGATGACGACCGGTGCCTTTACCATCCCGCTGATGCGCCATCTCGGCTATCGCCGCGCCTTCGCCGGCGGGGTCGAGGCGGCGGCGTCGAACGGTGGCATCATCATGCCCCCGGTTATGGGCGCGGTCGCCTTCATCATGGCCGAGTTCCTGGACCGCCCTTATCTCGAAATCATCATGGCGGCGGCGATCCCGGCCATCCTCTACTACACCGTCATCTTCGTCACGGTGCACCTCGAAGCGAAGAAACTGCGCCTGGCGACGATGAACAAGGTCGATCTGCCCAGCCCCTGGCCGATTATCCGCAAGCAAGGATACCTCGCGCTACCTCTCGTTCTAATCATCGTGACGTTGATGCTGGGCTACTCGATCGTCTTCGTCGCGATCGTCATTATTCTGACGACGTTCGGGCTGGCGCTCCTGCAACGAACCAATCGGATGACGCCGCTGCGCCTAGCCGACGCGATCGAACAAACCGCGCGGGCCACGGTCGGTTTGTCGGCAACCGCTGCTGCCGCGGGGATCATCATCGGGGCGATCTTCGCGACCGGTCTCAGTTTCCAGATTAGCCAAGCCGCGGTCGAGTTTTCGGGCGGTCAAATATGGATTCTGCTCGTCATCGCCGCGTTGATGGCGCTGATCATGGGAATGGGGATGACGGCTGCCGCGGTCTACATCACGTTGGTCGCCACGGTGATCCCGATTCTCACCCGTGCCGGTATCCCCGATATCGCCGCACACTTCTTTGCCTTCTATTACGGCATTATTTCGAACATCACGCCCCCCATCGCGCTCACGGCATTTGCCGCAGCACCCCTCGCCGGGGCCGGACCGATGGCGACCGCCGTTCAGGCGACCCGCTTGGGCGCGGCATCGTTCCTGTTGCCGATCCTCTTCATCTACGGACCTGCCCTTCTGTTGGAAGGGGAGTGGTGGGAAGTAATTGCCGTGAGCGGCACCGCCTTTCTCGGCCTTACCGCGTTGGCAATCACCTTCACGGGGTATTTCTTTGGCTTTGTCCCCCTGTGGCAACGCGCGATCTTTCTGGCGTCGACCGGTTTCTTGATCGTCCCCGAGTTCGGCACCGACATGGCGGGCATTGCCCTCTTCGCGGCAGGGTGCGGCCTGAATTTCTGGTGGAGCCGCCGTCCCGCCACCGGGATCAGCGACGAAAATCGCCGTCTCCGACAGGAAGAACGCGCTACCGGCGAACGGACTACGGCCGCCGGGCGCTACGCCCAACGCATGGTGCAACGACGCCTCGAAAAAGAAGGCGAGGAGGCTATCGCGGATGCGCCTAAGGACATCAACGATCTCACCCGCGCCCTGATGTCGGACAAAGAAGGCAGCGGCGGCCCCAAAGAAGTAACGTCGCGCGGCCTCTACATCGGTTGGGCCGTCGTCATCGCCGTGGCGGGTGTGTTCGAGGCCATGGGACAAGTCGTTCTACACGCCACAGACCCCCTGGTGTGGCTGGCCATTATGGCGGCGCTCTCGGTGGGCGGTGTCGTCGGGATCGTCGGGACTTGGCGGACCTGCGCGCGGTCGGAGAACGGTCCGACGCCTGCGCGCGCAGCTTAG
- a CDS encoding AMP-binding protein, whose product MARDSFLHIADAISHNAVRRPHHPALIERDGTITTYAAMDRLMRQTANHLSAQGVKPGDIVGLSMPDTVAHLVAMFGLFRMGAVLLPMDVRWTPEEKQRIATFFGAVAAISDAPLEGIRTLCVDDAWHAAVAAQGIDGSFPNNIDDPLWLSLSSGTTGIPKGPLVTHRQMVLRFFSQTVDLGFNEHDRNILATPLYFGGGRGFTISNLYFGATVVMHPPPYKAEELADAVNRLGVTSLFLVPTLFRRMLAIERGPGLLFPNLRILISSGSILHGDEREAIKRELCPHFVNLFSSTEGGGVAVLAPGDPAEKAASVGRAAYRNEFQVVDENDQPVATETVGRIRQRAPWLPDGFYRNEEETKKSFIDGWYYTGDLGKVDDQGYLYVVGRVKDMIIRGGINIYPAEIEDLLCKHESVHDAAVVAWPSRELGEEVAAFVVAKGEIGDADLIAYCRSALAPYKVPKAVFFIDDLPKSAQGKVLKNDLVERLPAQG is encoded by the coding sequence ATGGCCCGGGATTCCTTCCTTCATATCGCCGACGCAATCAGCCACAACGCGGTACGCCGACCCCACCATCCGGCCTTAATCGAACGCGACGGGACCATCACGACCTATGCGGCGATGGACCGCCTGATGCGGCAAACCGCCAATCATCTATCGGCCCAGGGGGTCAAACCCGGCGATATCGTTGGCCTGTCGATGCCCGACACGGTGGCTCATCTCGTGGCGATGTTCGGTCTGTTCCGGATGGGAGCGGTCTTGCTTCCCATGGATGTTCGCTGGACGCCCGAAGAAAAGCAGCGGATCGCGACATTTTTCGGGGCGGTCGCGGCGATTTCCGACGCGCCGCTGGAGGGTATCCGCACGTTGTGTGTTGACGACGCGTGGCACGCGGCGGTGGCGGCGCAGGGGATCGACGGGTCGTTCCCCAATAATATCGACGATCCGCTTTGGCTGTCGCTCTCGTCGGGGACGACGGGAATTCCCAAGGGGCCGCTGGTGACGCACCGGCAGATGGTCTTGCGTTTCTTCTCGCAAACGGTCGACCTTGGGTTCAACGAGCACGACCGAAATATTTTGGCGACGCCGCTCTATTTCGGCGGCGGCCGCGGCTTCACGATCTCCAATCTTTACTTCGGTGCTACCGTGGTCATGCATCCGCCGCCCTACAAGGCCGAGGAACTGGCTGATGCGGTGAACCGGTTGGGCGTTACTTCGCTATTCCTGGTCCCGACGTTGTTTCGTCGGATGCTGGCGATCGAGCGCGGACCCGGCCTGCTATTTCCTAACCTGCGCATCCTGATCTCGAGCGGCTCGATCCTCCACGGCGACGAACGCGAGGCGATTAAGCGTGAGCTTTGTCCCCATTTCGTCAATCTGTTCAGTTCCACCGAAGGCGGCGGTGTGGCGGTCCTGGCACCGGGGGATCCGGCCGAGAAGGCGGCATCCGTGGGACGCGCGGCCTACCGCAACGAATTTCAAGTTGTCGACGAGAACGACCAACCGGTCGCCACTGAAACGGTCGGTCGCATTCGCCAGCGGGCGCCGTGGCTACCCGACGGCTTCTACCGCAACGAAGAAGAAACCAAGAAATCCTTCATCGACGGTTGGTACTACACCGGCGATCTCGGCAAGGTGGACGACCAAGGCTACCTCTATGTTGTCGGTCGCGTGAAGGACATGATCATTCGCGGCGGGATCAACATCTACCCGGCCGAGATCGAAGATCTGTTATGCAAGCACGAGTCGGTGCACGACGCCGCCGTCGTCGCCTGGCCCTCGCGCGAACTTGGGGAAGAGGTCGCGGCCTTTGTGGTCGCCAAGGGTGAGATCGGCGACGCCGACCTCATCGCCTATTGCCGCAGCGCGTTGGCACCCTACAAGGTGCCCAAGGCGGTGTTCTTCATCGACGATCTACCCAAGAGTGCCCAGGGCAAGGTCCTCAAGAACGACCTCGTCGAACGGCTACCCGCGCAAGGCTAA
- a CDS encoding L-serine ammonia-lyase, with product MSDESAVCSVFDVFRVGLGPSSSHTVGPMRAARLFLESVAACGLLASVDRVTVDLYGSLALTGQGHGTDRAVAWGLMGSLPETMDPAVGATAFERLLEQSRIDLLGRHPVAFDVVTDIKYQRETFLEDHPNGLRFTARSRDRILAEKTYFSIGGGQVVSAGQNADRLERKSADRYPYPFHSAVDLLTYCAKATLSVAEVVAANERIATAPTTLERRLDDLRATMMASIDRGLTAGGLLPGPLKVRRRAASLMARADGKKGLNSRRPHEYMEIVSAYAIAVNEENAAGGRIVTAPTNGAAGIVPAVLRYLEETGGGVDPDPHRPYLLTAAAIGMLFKRNASISGAEMGCQGEVGVASSMAAAGLTAALGGTPQQVENAAEIAMEHHLGMTCDPVGGLVQIPCIERNAMGAIKAINAASLALNGDGFHVVSLDTVIETMRQTGIDMQSKYKETSQGGLAVNVVAC from the coding sequence GTGAGCGACGAATCGGCCGTTTGCAGCGTCTTCGACGTCTTTAGGGTCGGCTTGGGGCCTTCCAGCTCCCACACCGTAGGGCCGATGCGCGCGGCGCGACTTTTCCTGGAGAGCGTCGCCGCCTGCGGCCTTCTCGCCTCGGTCGACCGCGTCACCGTCGATCTCTATGGCTCGTTAGCGTTGACCGGCCAGGGCCACGGCACCGATCGCGCGGTTGCGTGGGGCTTGATGGGATCGCTCCCCGAAACGATGGACCCGGCGGTTGGCGCAACCGCGTTCGAGCGATTGCTCGAACAGTCTCGTATCGACCTTCTTGGCCGACACCCCGTCGCGTTCGATGTCGTGACGGACATAAAGTACCAGCGTGAGACCTTTCTGGAAGATCACCCGAACGGACTTCGCTTCACCGCCCGCAGCCGCGACCGCATCCTCGCCGAAAAAACCTATTTCTCCATCGGCGGCGGGCAGGTCGTATCGGCTGGCCAAAACGCGGATCGGCTAGAGCGGAAGTCCGCCGATAGGTATCCCTATCCTTTCCATTCGGCGGTCGACTTGCTCACCTACTGCGCCAAGGCCACGCTGTCGGTGGCCGAAGTCGTAGCGGCGAACGAGCGAATCGCCACCGCACCGACTACACTCGAACGCCGCCTCGATGATCTTCGTGCAACCATGATGGCGTCCATCGATCGCGGGCTAACCGCCGGGGGCCTCTTGCCAGGTCCGCTCAAGGTACGCCGGCGGGCGGCATCCTTGATGGCAAGGGCCGATGGTAAGAAGGGGCTGAATTCACGCCGGCCCCACGAATACATGGAAATCGTGAGCGCCTATGCAATTGCGGTAAACGAGGAGAACGCCGCTGGCGGTCGCATCGTGACCGCCCCGACGAACGGCGCTGCCGGGATCGTTCCCGCGGTGCTGCGCTACCTCGAAGAAACTGGCGGCGGTGTCGATCCCGACCCGCATCGACCGTACCTCCTGACGGCCGCCGCTATCGGGATGTTGTTCAAACGCAATGCCTCCATTTCCGGTGCCGAGATGGGGTGTCAGGGCGAGGTTGGTGTCGCCAGTTCGATGGCCGCCGCCGGTCTGACCGCGGCGCTCGGTGGGACGCCCCAACAGGTTGAGAACGCCGCTGAGATTGCGATGGAACATCACCTTGGCATGACCTGCGATCCGGTAGGTGGTCTCGTCCAGATTCCCTGCATCGAGCGCAACGCGATGGGCGCAATCAAAGCGATCAATGCGGCGTCGTTGGCCCTGAACGGCGATGGGTTTCATGTCGTCAGTCTCGACACGGTGATCGAAACGATGCGCCAAACCGGAATCGATATGCAATCCAAGTACAAGGAAACCAGCCAGGGCGGACTCGCCGTCAACGTCGTCGCGTGCTGA